One region of Nitrospirota bacterium genomic DNA includes:
- the iscU gene encoding Fe-S cluster assembly scaffold IscU, with product MSYSDEVVEHFNNPKNVGSFKKDEKDVGTGIVGAPECGDVMKLQLKIDNGVIVDAKFKTFGCGSAIASSSLATEWVKGKTIDEALTIKNTEIVETLHLPPVKIHCSVLAEDAIKAAIEDYKQRTNGG from the coding sequence ATGTCATACAGTGACGAAGTAGTAGAACACTTTAATAACCCCAAAAATGTGGGGAGTTTTAAAAAAGATGAGAAGGACGTCGGTACCGGTATTGTAGGTGCGCCGGAGTGTGGTGATGTTATGAAGCTCCAGTTAAAGATTGATAATGGGGTTATTGTAGATGCTAAATTCAAGACATTCGGCTGTGGCAGTGCCATAGCAAGCTCAAGTCTGGCAACAGAGTGGGTTAAAGGGAAGACTATAGATGAGGCGTTAACTATTAAGAATACGGAAATAGTTGAGACACTCCATCTGCCTCCTGTAAAGATTCACTGCTCTGTGCTTGCAGAAGATGCTATTAAGGCGGCCATTGAAGATTATAAGCAAAGGACAAACGGCGGATAA